One region of Trichoderma breve strain T069 chromosome 7 map unlocalized scaffold00007, whole genome shotgun sequence genomic DNA includes:
- a CDS encoding ZIP zinc transporter domain-containing protein has translation MATSGDFDPTSVNLTDPNVDLREIICSLQTSGNEYNGNLGARISSIFVIFVVSTAVTLFPVVARRKPTWRIPAGLYIFARYVGTGVIIATAFIHLLDPAYEEIGGASCVGLTGYWAEFPWCPALVLFGAVMTFLTELGAKCYIDEKYGVQTEREIRKMVVRQPDPAAHGSCGILEPSCGLLKTNAGEKPTDVPELEDWESLEKMAYMQQIGAFLILEFGIIFHSVIIGLNLGVVGEEFNTLYPVLVFHQSFEGLGIGARMALIPFPGKRNWLPWILCLAYGLTTPLSIAIGLGLRTTYEPNSFTANVVSGVLDSLSAGILIYTGFVDLLARDFLFECDRTRHIKQLVQMVFYTLLGAGIMALLGKWA, from the coding sequence ATGGCAACTTCAGGGGACTTTGATCCTACCTCGGTGAATCTGACCGACCCTAATGTTGACTTGAGGGAAATCATATGCAGCCTTCAAACTAGTGGGAATGAGTACAACGGAAATCTCGGTGCGAGAATATCATCAATCtttgtcatcttcgtcgtctccaCCGCCGTTACTCTCTTCCCTGTGGTAGCTCGTCGAAAGCCTACCTGGCGCATCCCTGCTGGGCTTTACATCTTCGCTCGCTATGTTGGAACCGGCGTCATTATTGCAACAGCCTTtatccatcttcttgaccCTGCTTATGAGGAAATCGGCGGCGCATCATGTGTTGGGTTGACAGGCTACTGGGCTGAGTTCCCATGGTGTCCGGCTCTTGTGCTGTTCGGGGCAGTCATGACGTTTCTTACCGAGCTGGGAGCCAAATGCTATATTGATGAAAAATATGGCGTCCAGACAGAGCGGGAGATTAGAAAGATGGTGGTCAGGCAGCCGGACCCTGCTGCACACGGCTCCTGTGGCATCCTGGAGCCTTCCTGTGGTCTGCTCAAAACGAATGCTGGTGAGAAGCCTACGGATGTACCAGAGCTGGAAGACTGGGAATCTCTAGAGAAAATGGCGTATATGCAGCAGATTGGCGCTTTTCTGATTCTCGAATTCGGCATCATATTTCATTCCGTCATTATCGGGCTGAATCTGGGTGTTGTCGGCGAAGAGTTCAACACCCTGTACCCCGTTCTCGTGTTCCACCAGTCCTTTGAAGGCCTTGGAATTGGCGCGCGAATGGCCTTAATCCCATTCCCGGGCAAGAGGAACTGGCTGCCCTGGATCCTCTGTCTTGCTTACGGACTCACGACACCGCTGTCGATTGCCATTGGTCTTGGGTTGAGAACAACCTACGAACCAAACTCTTTTACTGCCAATGTTGTCTCTGGGGTTCTTGATTCCCTGAGTGCCGGGATTCTCATCTACACTGGATTTGTTGACCTGCTCGCGCGCGACTTCCTCTTTGAGTGCGACAGGACGAGACATATAAAGCAGTTGGTTCAGATGGTTTTTTATACTCTACTTGGAGCAGGTATTATGGCATTACTGGGGAAGTGGGCTTGA
- a CDS encoding cobW/HypB/UreG, nucleotide-binding domain-containing protein: MTAPLNDLTNDASEGNGELTQAKALPVTLLSGFLGAGKTTLLQHILKSNHGLRIAVIVNDMAGVNIDAALIKETYRLKKSDEKVIALQNGCICCNLRGDLLEEILDLWKLQAFDYIIIESSGISEPEQVAETFDARLSESLVGHKQLDEYTLETLDAIKKAGGLEKVARLDTTVTVIDAFTVIQDERTVSDLMVDQIEFADVIVVNKIDMIDADAKTRIFDLIKQLNHRAKVLESSHGKIDPKEIVNTKLFNLQVAQTGYGWLQDLHAMSVREMEGGNVVSLQAKAQAFSVQSFIYTNQRPFHPRRLFAVLYDKFILQLEHPDDSDDEVDADDEEMKDEDNGDQDVDMDNQPDADLEMDEVVWDNEFPIPSNEVILENKRKDPLLAPLLRSKGEFFIATRPHRAGNWSQAGAMLTLTGGRPWFCTLDPEEYVTGDPKIDKLVAHDIKKGGEWGDRHQEMVFIGEKLDHNGLKQMLNECLLTDAEFEAWQEIMRDDARDDDSKFEALNDAFEDGFPDWPEDDGHDHDHDHDDPDHDHTGHAHSHSRTTKPFKRL; encoded by the exons ATGACTGCTCCACTGAACGACTTGACGAATGACGCCTCGGAAGGAAATGGCGAACTTACCCAAGCCAAAGCCTTGCCTGTTACCCTCCTGTCGGGATTTCTC GGCGCAGGCAAGACCACCCTACTGCAGCACATCCTCAAAAGTAACCATGGCCTTCGCATTGCCGTTATAGTCAACGACATGGCAGG TGTTAATATCGACGCTGCCCTCATCAAAGAAACCTATCGACTAAAAAAGTCGGATGAGAAAGTGATTGCGCTTCAAAACGGCTGTATCTGCTGTAATCTCCGCGGGGACTTGCTTGAGGAGATTCTGGATCTGTGGAAGCTCCAAGCTTTCGACTATATCATTATTGAGAGCAGTGGTATTTCTGAGCCGGAGCAGGTTGCCGAGACGTTTGATGCTCGCCTTTCGGAGAGTCTGGTAGGACACAAACAACTTGACGAATACACTCTTGAAACGCTAGACGCAAT AAAAAAAGCCGGTGGCCTAGAAAAAGTTGCACGCCTCGACACGACCGTTACCGTAATCGACGCCTTTACCGTTATTC AGGACGAGCGTACAGTATCCGATCTCATGGTGGATCAGATTGAGTTTGCGGACGTGATCGTGGTGAACAAGATTGATATG attgatgctgatgccaagACGCGCATTTTTGATCTGATAAAACAACTGAACCACCGAGCCAAAGTCTTGGAATCATCCCACGGAAAGATCGATCCTAAAGAGATTGTCAACACCAAGCTCTTCAATTTACAGGTTGCTCAGACTGGGTATGGATGGCTGCAGGATCTCCACGCCATGAGTGTTCGAGAG ATGGAAGGGGGCAATGTGGTTAGCCTTCAAGCAAAGGCTCAGGCTTTCAGCGTGCAAAGTTTCATCTACACCAACCAGCGCCCTTTTCAccctcgtcgtcttttcgCAGTCCTTTACGACAAATTCATTCTGCAATTAGAGCATCCCGATGACAGTGACGACGAAGTAGacgccgacgacgaagaaaTGAAGGATGAAGACAATGGTGACCAAGACGTGGATATGGACAATCAACCAGATGCGGatcttgagatggatgaagtaGTTTGGGACAACGAATTCCCTATCCCTTCAAACGAAGTCATCTTGGAGAACAAGCGCAAAGACCCTCTTCTAGCACCACTACTCAGGTCCAAGGGCGAGTTTTTCATCGCCACACGCCCGCATCGTGCCGGTAATTGGTCTCAGGCCGGAGCGATGCTCACTCTCACCGGAGGCCGTCCCTGGTTCTGCACACTGGATCCTGAGGAATATGTTACCGGTGACCCCAAGATCGACAAGCTTGTAGCTCATGACATTAAGAAGGGCGGTGAGTGGGGAGACCGTCATCAGGAGATGGTCTTCAtcggcgagaagctggaccATAATGGGCTCAAGCAGATGCTGAACGAGTGCTTGCTTACTGATGCGGAGTTCGAGGCTTGGCAGGAGATCATGAGAGACGATGCACGAGATGACGACTCCAAGTTTGAGGCGCTGAACGATGCGTTCGAGGATGGCTTCCCTGATTGGCCGGAAGACGATGGTCACGATCACGATCACGATCACGATGATCCAGATCATGACCACACTGGCCATGCGCATTCCCATTCTCGTACTACCAAGCCATTCAAAAGGCTCTAA